A window from Sphingobium sp. EM0848 encodes these proteins:
- a CDS encoding Rap1a/Tai family immunity protein encodes MLKYAIAAIIAFGGTTALPVAAPAQTYMFETGTTLLAKCRNKAPEYALACTAYIVGAVDGIKKDVFIGRAKPNCWPAQLDSVKVRDIVIAYLTRYPDQRKAPASVLVSVALNEQYPCQK; translated from the coding sequence ATGCTCAAATACGCAATCGCAGCGATAATCGCGTTTGGCGGCACAACGGCATTGCCCGTTGCTGCACCTGCTCAGACCTATATGTTCGAAACGGGCACGACTCTGCTTGCCAAATGCCGGAACAAGGCGCCCGAATATGCGCTGGCCTGCACCGCCTATATCGTCGGCGCGGTGGACGGCATCAAAAAGGACGTCTTCATCGGCCGCGCCAAGCCCAATTGCTGGCCCGCGCAACTCGATTCCGTAAAGGTACGCGACATCGTCATCGCCTATCTCACCCGCTATCCCGACCAGCGCAAGGCGCCCGCCTCCGTCCTGGTCAGCGTCGCGCTGAACGAACAATATCCTTGCCAGAAATAA
- a CDS encoding class II 3-deoxy-7-phosphoheptulonate synthase yields the protein MAAKWTPESWREHKGIQMPVYRDAQALGAVEAQLSQFPPLVFAGEARNLKADLAKVTNGEAFLLQGGDCAESFAEFHPNNIRDTFRVLLQMAVVLTFASKLPVVKVGRMAGQFAKPRSADTETIGGVELPSYRGDNVNDIAFTPEAREPDAQRMIRAYNQSAATLNLVRAFSTGGYASLDRVHGWMLDFMGRSPWAAKFEAMADQIGQALDFMRACGLSPDTVPQLGGTSFYTSHEALLLPFEQALTRQDSLTGDWYDTSAHMLWIGDRTRFEGSAHVEYLRGIGNPIGMKCGPSLEPDALIRLLDALNPSREAGRITLITRYGHDKIESGLPKLVRAVMREGHPVLWSCDPMHGNVIKAANGYKTRPFDRILAEVRGFFAVHRAEGSFGGGIHAEMTGQNVTECTGGAIAITDEGLADRYHTHCDPRLNAAQSLELAFLLAEMLNEELKERRAAA from the coding sequence GTGGCGGCGAAGTGGACGCCGGAAAGCTGGCGGGAGCATAAGGGCATTCAGATGCCCGTCTATCGTGATGCCCAGGCGCTTGGCGCGGTGGAGGCACAGCTCAGCCAGTTTCCCCCGCTCGTCTTTGCCGGCGAAGCGCGCAATCTGAAGGCTGATCTTGCCAAGGTGACGAATGGCGAGGCGTTCCTGCTGCAAGGCGGCGATTGCGCCGAAAGCTTCGCGGAGTTCCACCCGAACAACATCCGCGACACCTTCCGCGTGCTGCTCCAGATGGCGGTGGTGCTGACCTTCGCGTCGAAGCTGCCGGTGGTGAAGGTCGGCCGCATGGCAGGCCAGTTCGCCAAGCCCCGCTCGGCCGATACCGAGACGATCGGCGGCGTGGAACTGCCCAGCTATCGCGGCGACAATGTCAACGACATCGCCTTCACGCCCGAAGCGCGCGAACCCGATGCCCAGCGCATGATCCGCGCCTATAACCAGTCGGCGGCGACGCTGAATCTGGTGCGCGCCTTCTCGACCGGCGGCTATGCCAGCCTCGACCGCGTGCATGGCTGGATGCTGGATTTCATGGGCCGCAGCCCCTGGGCCGCGAAGTTCGAGGCGATGGCGGACCAGATCGGCCAGGCGCTCGACTTCATGCGCGCCTGCGGCCTGTCGCCCGATACCGTGCCGCAGCTTGGCGGAACCAGCTTCTACACCAGCCATGAGGCGCTGCTGCTCCCCTTCGAGCAGGCGCTGACCCGGCAGGATTCGCTGACCGGCGACTGGTACGACACGTCCGCGCACATGCTCTGGATCGGCGACCGCACGCGGTTCGAAGGATCGGCGCATGTCGAATATCTGCGCGGCATCGGCAATCCGATCGGCATGAAATGCGGTCCGTCGCTGGAGCCGGACGCGCTGATCCGCCTGCTCGACGCGCTGAACCCGTCGCGCGAGGCGGGCCGGATCACGCTCATCACCCGCTACGGTCATGACAAGATCGAGTCGGGCCTGCCCAAGCTGGTCCGCGCGGTCATGCGTGAAGGCCATCCGGTGCTCTGGTCCTGCGACCCGATGCACGGCAATGTCATCAAGGCAGCCAATGGCTACAAGACCCGTCCGTTCGACCGCATCCTGGCCGAAGTGCGCGGCTTCTTCGCCGTCCACCGTGCGGAAGGCAGCTTCGGCGGCGGCATCCATGCCGAAATGACCGGCCAGAATGTGACGGAGTGCACCGGCGGCGCCATCGCCATCACCGATGAGGGACTGGCGGATCGCTACCACACCCATTGCGACCCGCGCCTCAATGCGGCGCAGAGCCTCGAACTGGCTTTCCTGCTCGCGGAA
- the cysS gene encoding cysteine--tRNA ligase: MSDQFTPAQQHADAPLRLFNSLTRTVEPFAPIEPDHARVYSCGPTVYNYAHLGNLRAYVFTDTLRRTLLWKGLTVTHIINITDVGHLTSDADAGDDKMEAAARAQAKSIWDIAAHYTQAFKQNIADLNIIAPSEWTVATDYVPQMIAFAEKIAPTHCYELETGLYFDSSTVPDYGALAGGRDDAAHARIDPVAGKRNPSDFAIWRKSPPGEQRQMEWDSPWGKGAPGWHLECSVMSEARLGHPFDIHTGGIDHREIHHPNEIAQNQAYCACTDAQPGFTGAKWWMHNNFLVDRQGKMSKSKGGFTTLFSLIDAGVHPLAYRLLCLGAHYRSELEFSAESVAAALTRLKRLVMGVENLKSRAEGVTWQSSSLEFLRANLHPRLAPLLEQFDAAISDDLMTPRALPLLEETIGMKKVPVDEKLCLLGAFDSALGLNLLTISRADLRVQPKDAQITPEEIEAELDLRQTARAEKDFALSDEIRDALIARGVEVMDGDPLRWDWRLTLG; this comes from the coding sequence ATGAGCGACCAGTTCACCCCCGCCCAGCAGCATGCCGACGCGCCCCTGCGCCTGTTCAACAGCCTGACCCGCACGGTCGAACCCTTCGCGCCGATCGAGCCCGATCATGCGCGCGTCTACAGCTGCGGCCCCACGGTCTACAACTACGCCCATCTCGGCAATCTGCGCGCCTATGTCTTCACCGACACGCTGCGCCGGACATTGCTGTGGAAGGGCCTCACCGTCACCCACATCATCAACATCACCGATGTCGGCCATCTGACCAGCGACGCCGATGCCGGCGACGACAAGATGGAGGCGGCCGCCCGCGCCCAGGCAAAGAGCATCTGGGACATCGCGGCCCATTATACCCAGGCGTTCAAGCAGAATATCGCCGACCTCAACATCATCGCCCCCAGCGAATGGACGGTCGCCACCGACTATGTGCCGCAGATGATCGCCTTCGCGGAGAAGATCGCGCCGACCCATTGCTACGAACTGGAAACCGGCCTCTATTTCGACAGCAGCACGGTGCCCGATTATGGCGCGCTGGCCGGGGGCCGCGACGATGCCGCCCATGCGCGCATCGATCCCGTCGCGGGCAAGCGCAACCCGTCCGACTTCGCCATCTGGCGCAAGTCCCCTCCGGGCGAGCAGCGCCAGATGGAATGGGACTCCCCGTGGGGCAAGGGCGCTCCGGGCTGGCACCTTGAATGCTCGGTAATGAGCGAGGCGCGCCTTGGCCATCCCTTCGACATCCACACCGGCGGCATCGACCATCGCGAAATCCACCACCCCAACGAGATCGCCCAGAATCAGGCTTACTGCGCCTGCACCGATGCGCAGCCCGGCTTCACCGGCGCGAAATGGTGGATGCACAATAATTTCCTGGTCGACCGTCAGGGGAAGATGAGCAAGTCCAAGGGCGGCTTCACCACCCTCTTCTCCCTGATCGACGCGGGTGTGCATCCGCTCGCCTACCGCCTGCTGTGCCTTGGCGCCCATTATCGCAGCGAACTGGAGTTCAGCGCGGAGAGCGTCGCGGCTGCCCTCACGCGCCTGAAGCGTCTCGTCATGGGCGTCGAGAACCTCAAATCCCGCGCCGAGGGCGTGACGTGGCAATCGTCCAGCCTGGAATTCCTCCGCGCCAATCTCCACCCCAGGCTCGCGCCGTTGCTCGAACAGTTCGACGCCGCGATCAGCGACGACCTGATGACCCCGCGCGCCCTTCCCCTGCTGGAAGAAACGATCGGGATGAAGAAGGTGCCGGTGGACGAAAAGCTCTGCCTGCTTGGTGCTTTCGATTCTGCGCTGGGTCTGAACCTGCTGACGATCAGCCGCGCCGACCTGCGTGTTCAGCCCAAGGACGCGCAGATCACGCCGGAGGAAATCGAAGCCGAACTCGACCTCCGCCAGACCGCCCGCGCCGAAAAGGACTTCGCCCTGTCGGACGAGATCCGCGATGCGCTGATCGCCCGTGGGGTGGAGGTCATGGACGGCGATCCGCTGCGCTGGGACTGGCGTCTCACGCTGGGGTAA
- a CDS encoding NUDIX hydrolase, with product MSEQDMASSEEIMWEGRFITAKRRGRWEYVGRARGIHAAVILAVDEAMDGRHVLLVDQFRVPLGRRCIELPAGLVGDHDEGEEAMLAATRELEEETGYLAGRMEALGEFYSSPGMVSESFTLFRAHDLSKTGEGGGVDGEDIRVHRVALATLSDQIAAWRAEGFAIDVKLLLLLGGGIVG from the coding sequence ATGAGCGAACAGGATATGGCGTCTTCCGAAGAAATCATGTGGGAGGGCCGTTTCATCACCGCCAAACGGCGGGGTCGCTGGGAATATGTCGGCCGGGCGCGCGGTATCCACGCCGCCGTCATCCTGGCCGTCGACGAGGCCATGGACGGACGCCATGTGCTGCTGGTCGACCAGTTTCGCGTGCCGCTGGGCCGCCGCTGCATCGAACTGCCCGCAGGACTGGTGGGCGATCATGATGAAGGCGAGGAAGCCATGCTCGCTGCGACCCGCGAACTGGAGGAGGAAACCGGCTATCTCGCGGGACGGATGGAGGCGCTAGGCGAATTCTACAGTTCTCCCGGCATGGTGTCGGAAAGCTTCACCCTGTTCCGCGCCCATGACCTCAGCAAAACCGGCGAAGGCGGCGGCGTCGATGGGGAGGACATCCGCGTCCACCGCGTAGCGCTGGCGACGCTCAGCGACCAGATCGCCGCATGGCGGGCGGAAGGCTTCGCTATCGATGTGAAGCTGTTGCTGCTGCTGGGTGGGGGAATCGTCGGCTAG
- the polA gene encoding DNA polymerase I: MPQNHLYLVDGSGYIFRAYHQLPPLTNKHGQPVGAVYGYTTMLWKLAEELGKAEGPTHLAVVLDKGSHTFRNDMYDQYKANRPPAPEDLVPQFPMIRDATRAFSLPCIEEAGFEADDIIASYTKAAVAAGWHVTIVSSDKDLMQLIQPGVDMYDTMKNERRGADYVMTKFGVQPGQLGDVLALMGDSVDNVPGVPGIGPKTAAKLITEYGTLEATLDAAPAMKKSKMQENLIAHADMARLSRRLVALHDAMDLPEPLEDLTLKGIPPEPLAEFLGHHGFKSLLARLGAPAAAVAVAAVAASEATPIAAPVREEEPPIDRSLYETVVTEEALDRWIAAAHAEGLVAVDTETDSLDAVSSALVGVSLATGPNKACYIPVGHGGKDMFAEKPQQLPLALVITKLKPLLEDDSVLKIGQNLKYDLTVLRRHGIEIAPYDDTIVMSFDLDAGQSLAGHGMDEAAKVHLNHICISFKDVCGTGKSQISFAEVPLDKATEYAAEDADVTLRLWKLFKTRVAHEGATRVYELVDRPLVSVIAKMEQEGIKVDREALSRLSAEFTAGIAALEAEIHEIAGQPFAIGSTQQLGAILFDKMGYKGGKKGKSGAYSTDVTILEQLKAQGADIAGKVLDWRQLSKLKSTYTDALQAQINKDTGRVHTSYSLSGAQTGRLSSTDPNLQNIPIRTEVGRQIRHAFVAEPGNVILAADYSQIELRLAAHMADVPALKEAFANGEDIHAATAQQLFGEVNRDTRGRAKTINFAILYGISRWGLAGRLEIGADEAQDMISRYYERFPGISLYITDTIEKARSRGYTETLFGRKTWFPRIKASVQHERQGAERAAINAPIQGTSADIIKRAMARMGPALAAEGLHNVKMLLQVHDELVFELPEGDVEQASAVIRRVMESAAEPIVKLSVPLGVEIGHGPSWGAAH; encoded by the coding sequence ATGCCTCAGAATCATCTCTATCTGGTCGACGGCAGCGGCTATATTTTCCGCGCCTATCATCAGCTTCCGCCGCTCACCAACAAGCATGGCCAGCCCGTCGGCGCGGTCTATGGCTACACCACCATGCTCTGGAAGCTGGCCGAGGAGTTGGGCAAAGCGGAAGGCCCGACCCATCTCGCGGTGGTGCTGGACAAGGGCAGCCACACCTTCCGCAACGACATGTACGACCAGTATAAGGCGAACCGCCCGCCCGCGCCGGAAGACTTGGTCCCGCAATTCCCGATGATCCGCGACGCCACCCGCGCCTTCTCCCTCCCCTGCATCGAGGAAGCGGGTTTCGAGGCGGACGACATCATCGCCAGCTACACCAAGGCCGCCGTCGCGGCGGGCTGGCATGTCACCATCGTCAGCTCCGACAAGGACCTGATGCAGCTCATCCAGCCCGGCGTCGACATGTACGACACGATGAAGAATGAGCGGCGCGGCGCCGACTATGTGATGACCAAATTCGGCGTCCAGCCGGGGCAACTGGGCGACGTCCTTGCGCTGATGGGCGACAGCGTCGACAATGTCCCCGGCGTCCCCGGCATCGGCCCCAAGACCGCCGCCAAGCTCATCACCGAATATGGCACGCTGGAAGCCACACTCGACGCCGCGCCTGCGATGAAGAAGTCGAAGATGCAGGAAAATCTCATCGCCCATGCCGACATGGCGCGCCTGTCGCGCCGCCTCGTCGCGCTGCACGATGCGATGGACCTGCCCGAGCCGCTGGAGGACTTGACCCTCAAGGGCATTCCGCCCGAACCGCTGGCAGAATTTCTCGGCCATCATGGTTTCAAGTCGCTGCTCGCTCGCCTTGGCGCGCCCGCCGCTGCCGTTGCGGTAGCTGCTGTAGCCGCCAGCGAAGCCACGCCCATCGCCGCCCCGGTCCGTGAGGAAGAACCGCCGATCGACCGCAGCCTCTACGAAACGGTGGTGACGGAAGAAGCGCTCGACCGCTGGATCGCCGCCGCCCATGCGGAAGGTCTGGTCGCCGTCGACACCGAAACCGACAGCCTCGACGCCGTATCGAGCGCGCTGGTCGGGGTGAGCCTCGCCACCGGACCGAACAAGGCCTGCTATATCCCGGTCGGCCATGGCGGAAAGGACATGTTCGCGGAGAAGCCTCAGCAGCTTCCCCTCGCCCTCGTCATCACCAAGCTGAAGCCGCTGCTGGAGGACGACAGCGTCCTCAAAATCGGTCAGAATTTGAAATATGACCTGACCGTCCTGCGCCGCCATGGGATCGAGATCGCACCTTATGACGACACCATCGTCATGAGCTTCGACCTCGACGCCGGGCAGAGCCTCGCGGGCCACGGCATGGACGAGGCCGCGAAGGTCCACCTCAACCATATCTGCATCAGCTTCAAGGATGTGTGCGGCACCGGCAAGAGCCAGATCAGCTTCGCGGAAGTCCCGCTCGACAAGGCGACCGAATATGCCGCCGAGGACGCCGACGTCACGCTGCGCCTGTGGAAGCTGTTCAAGACCCGCGTCGCCCATGAAGGCGCCACCCGCGTCTATGAACTGGTCGACCGCCCGCTCGTCTCCGTGATCGCGAAGATGGAGCAGGAAGGCATCAAGGTCGACCGCGAAGCCCTGTCCCGCCTCTCCGCCGAGTTCACGGCCGGGATCGCCGCTTTGGAGGCGGAGATTCACGAAATCGCGGGCCAGCCCTTCGCCATCGGCTCGACCCAGCAACTGGGCGCGATCCTGTTCGACAAAATGGGATATAAGGGCGGCAAGAAGGGCAAGTCCGGCGCCTATTCCACCGACGTCACCATACTCGAACAACTGAAAGCCCAGGGCGCGGACATCGCGGGCAAGGTGCTGGACTGGCGCCAGCTCTCGAAACTGAAATCCACCTATACCGACGCGCTTCAGGCCCAGATCAACAAGGACACCGGCCGCGTCCACACCAGCTACAGCCTGTCCGGCGCGCAGACCGGCCGCCTGTCCTCGACCGACCCCAATCTCCAGAACATCCCGATCCGCACCGAAGTCGGCCGTCAGATCCGCCACGCCTTCGTCGCGGAGCCGGGCAATGTCATCCTGGCGGCGGACTATAGCCAGATCGAACTGCGCCTCGCGGCCCATATGGCAGACGTCCCGGCGCTGAAGGAAGCCTTCGCGAACGGCGAGGACATTCACGCCGCCACCGCCCAGCAATTGTTCGGAGAGGTCAACCGCGACACGCGCGGCCGGGCCAAGACGATCAACTTCGCGATCCTCTACGGCATCAGCCGCTGGGGCCTCGCCGGGCGGCTGGAGATCGGCGCCGACGAAGCGCAGGACATGATCAGCCGCTATTATGAGCGCTTCCCCGGAATCAGCCTCTACATCACCGACACGATCGAGAAGGCGCGCTCAAGGGGCTACACGGAAACCCTCTTCGGCCGGAAAACATGGTTCCCGCGCATCAAGGCCTCGGTCCAGCATGAACGGCAGGGCGCCGAACGCGCTGCAATCAACGCGCCCATTCAGGGCACCAGCGCCGACATCATCAAGCGCGCCATGGCCCGCATGGGACCGGCGCTCGCCGCCGAAGGGCTGCACAACGTAAAGATGCTGCTGCAAGTCCATGACGAACTGGTGTTCGAACTGCCGGAGGGCGATGTGGAACAGGCCAGCGCGGTCATCCGCCGCGTCATGGAAAGCGCCGCCGAACCGATCGTGAAACTCAGCGTGCCATTGGGCGTCGAGATCGGCCACGGCCCAAGCTGGGGCGCGGCGCACTGA
- a CDS encoding Bax inhibitor-1/YccA family protein, producing the protein MPGYGASQTAQTDAGLRAHMLGVFRNMGIGLIITGLVAAFVGNTPVLAAAIFGTPLKWVAIFAPLAFVFLFSFRIEKMTTSGARMAFYAFAAVMGVSLASIFLVFTGGSIAQAFFSAAVMFLAMALWGYTTGRDLSKFGSFLMMGLIGIVVASLINIFIGSSAMAMVISIIGVVVFTGLTAWDVQRIKSEYFYYAGHEVAEKMQVMGALSLYLNFVNLFQMLLSLTGERE; encoded by the coding sequence ATGCCGGGCTATGGTGCGAGCCAGACGGCGCAGACCGATGCCGGGCTGCGCGCGCACATGCTGGGCGTTTTCCGCAATATGGGCATTGGCCTGATCATCACTGGGCTTGTGGCTGCTTTTGTCGGCAATACGCCGGTACTGGCCGCCGCGATCTTCGGCACGCCGCTCAAATGGGTGGCGATCTTCGCGCCGCTGGCCTTTGTGTTCCTGTTCAGCTTCCGCATTGAAAAGATGACGACGTCCGGCGCACGCATGGCCTTTTATGCCTTTGCGGCGGTGATGGGCGTGTCGCTGGCCAGCATCTTCCTGGTGTTCACCGGCGGGTCGATCGCGCAGGCCTTCTTCTCGGCCGCCGTGATGTTCCTGGCCATGGCGCTGTGGGGCTATACGACCGGGCGTGACCTGTCGAAATTCGGGTCGTTCCTGATGATGGGCCTGATCGGCATCGTGGTGGCGAGCCTTATCAACATCTTCATCGGCTCGTCGGCCATGGCCATGGTGATCTCGATCATCGGCGTGGTGGTCTTCACCGGCCTCACCGCCTGGGACGTGCAGCGCATCAAGTCGGAATATTTCTACTATGCCGGCCATGAGGTGGCCGAGAAGATGCAGGTGATGGGCGCGCTGTCGCTCTATCTGAACTTCGTCAACCTGTTCCAGATGCTGCTGAGCCTGACCGGCGAGCGGGAGTAG
- a CDS encoding TPM domain-containing protein: MGLDLSEADHDRVTAAVAEAEKATDGEIVTIVARRSDAYHDAGLHWAIGVVFLALSAAAAFPQHFRALCSWLLQSWDHEIADWKLLTILLGILILKFLIVRYALAWMPLRMALTPKATKARRVRRRAITLFRAVAQGRTRGRTGVLIYLSLDEHRAEIVADAAINAKVTPEIWGEAMAALIDAVQENRAADGMAEAVRQVGLVLTRHFPASGDNPNELPDRLILL; this comes from the coding sequence ATGGGTCTGGATTTAAGCGAAGCCGATCATGACCGCGTGACCGCCGCGGTGGCGGAAGCGGAAAAGGCGACCGATGGCGAAATCGTCACCATCGTCGCCCGCCGGTCCGATGCCTATCATGACGCCGGCCTGCACTGGGCGATCGGCGTCGTATTTCTGGCGCTGTCGGCGGCGGCGGCTTTTCCGCAGCATTTCCGGGCGCTCTGCTCCTGGCTGCTGCAAAGCTGGGACCATGAGATAGCGGACTGGAAGCTGCTGACGATCCTGCTCGGCATTCTCATCCTCAAATTCCTGATCGTCCGCTATGCGCTGGCCTGGATGCCGCTGCGCATGGCGCTGACCCCGAAAGCCACCAAGGCCCGGCGGGTGCGGCGGCGCGCCATCACCCTGTTCCGCGCCGTGGCCCAGGGGCGGACGCGCGGACGGACCGGCGTGCTCATCTATCTTTCGCTCGACGAACATCGCGCGGAAATCGTGGCCGACGCCGCCATCAATGCGAAGGTCACGCCCGAAATCTGGGGGGAGGCGATGGCCGCCCTGATCGACGCGGTACAGGAAAATCGCGCCGCTGACGGCATGGCCGAAGCCGTGCGGCAGGTCGGCCTGGTTCTCACCCGCCACTTCCCGGCTAGTGGCGACAATCCCAATGAACTGCCCGACAGGTTGATCCTTTTATGA
- a CDS encoding mannose-1-phosphate guanylyltransferase/mannose-6-phosphate isomerase, which yields MPKSSNMPENNAMDVQDVTPVILAGGSGTRLWPLSRKSYPKQFVPLLGDTTLFRSAARRLSGQGQGFSFSRPIVLTNSAFRFIVAEQLAQEEIDAQAILIEPAVRNTAPAILAAALYLIGRNPDAMMLVAPSDQVVPDVEAFCLAVGKGVATASSGDLVTFGIKPTRPETGYGYLQVVEKPDASGQPVKLARFVEKPNAERAAAMLASGDHLWNAGIFLFAAKDLIAAFETHAADVLAAVKQAVEQAEGDLGFLRLAAEPWESCQDISIDYAIMERASNLSVVPYDGGWSDLGGWDAVWSHLQPDANGVALSGAATAIDCRDTLLRSDSEGLELVGLGLDNIIAVAMNDAVLIADKSRSQDVRLAVDALKHKDARQAEHFPKDHRPWGWFESLLVGGRFQVKRITVLPGASLSLQSHFHRSEHWIVVEGTAKVTVDEDIKLLSENQSVYIPVGVKHRIENPGRIPLVFIEVQTGSYIGEDDIVRYEDRYARG from the coding sequence TTGCCGAAAAGTAGCAACATGCCCGAAAATAATGCCATGGACGTTCAGGATGTGACACCGGTCATTCTCGCCGGTGGAAGCGGGACGCGGCTGTGGCCTTTGTCGCGTAAGTCCTATCCCAAGCAGTTCGTGCCCCTTCTTGGCGACACGACGCTTTTCCGCTCGGCGGCCCGGCGCCTGTCGGGCCAGGGGCAAGGTTTTTCCTTTTCCCGGCCGATCGTTCTGACGAATTCCGCCTTCCGCTTCATCGTGGCTGAACAGCTGGCGCAGGAAGAGATCGACGCGCAGGCCATTCTCATCGAACCGGCGGTCCGCAACACCGCGCCGGCGATCCTCGCGGCGGCGCTTTACCTGATCGGCAGAAATCCCGATGCGATGATGCTTGTCGCGCCGTCCGATCAGGTGGTGCCTGATGTGGAGGCGTTTTGCCTCGCGGTCGGGAAAGGGGTCGCAACGGCGAGCAGCGGGGACCTTGTCACGTTCGGGATCAAGCCGACGCGGCCTGAAACGGGCTATGGCTATTTGCAGGTGGTCGAGAAGCCCGATGCGTCCGGGCAGCCGGTCAAGCTGGCCCGCTTTGTCGAAAAGCCCAACGCCGAGCGGGCTGCGGCCATGCTGGCTTCCGGCGACCATCTCTGGAATGCGGGCATTTTCCTCTTCGCGGCGAAGGATCTGATCGCGGCCTTCGAAACCCATGCGGCGGACGTTCTGGCTGCGGTGAAGCAGGCGGTTGAACAGGCGGAGGGCGATCTGGGCTTCCTGCGGCTGGCGGCCGAGCCCTGGGAAAGCTGCCAGGATATTTCGATCGACTATGCCATCATGGAGCGGGCGAGCAATCTCTCCGTCGTGCCCTATGACGGCGGCTGGTCGGATCTGGGCGGCTGGGACGCGGTCTGGAGCCATTTGCAACCCGACGCAAATGGCGTTGCCCTGTCCGGCGCGGCGACGGCGATCGATTGCCGCGACACGCTGTTGCGGTCGGACAGCGAAGGGCTGGAACTGGTCGGTCTGGGCCTCGACAATATCATCGCCGTGGCGATGAACGATGCGGTGCTGATCGCGGACAAGTCGCGCTCGCAGGACGTGCGGCTGGCGGTCGACGCCCTGAAGCACAAGGATGCCAGGCAGGCGGAGCATTTTCCCAAGGACCACCGGCCATGGGGTTGGTTTGAGAGCCTGCTTGTCGGCGGTCGGTTTCAGGTCAAGCGGATCACTGTCCTGCCGGGCGCTTCATTAAGCCTGCAGAGCCATTTCCACCGATCGGAACATTGGATTGTGGTCGAGGGTACGGCAAAGGTGACGGTGGATGAGGACATCAAGCTGCTGTCGGAAAACCAGTCGGTCTATATCCCCGTCGGCGTGAAGCACCGGATCGAAAATCCGGGCCGTATCCCATTGGTGTTCATTGAGGTGCAGACCGGTTCCTATATCGGTGAAGACGACATAGTGCGGTACGAGGACCGCTACGCACGCGGGTAA
- a CDS encoding YgcG family protein: protein MLRRLLLILALLAFLPLTAQAQTFPKRDISGVVDTANLLTPQQRQMLSQKLIAQQKTSGRALVVATISDLQGYDIADYGYRLLRTWGVGSKGNDGAILIIAPNERKVRIEVGYGLEGVLTDALSSQIIRNSITPRFKAGDMAGGINDGVDQVSTLLALPPAEARARAAAAEADKRKGSGGNGLIMLWAGLFIFFFFILPLLGRFRGGRRYRDGSAPVIIWGPPMGGSGWGSSGDSGWSGGGSGGDFFGGGSGGGGGASGGW from the coding sequence ATGCTCCGCCGCCTGCTCCTGATCCTCGCCTTGCTGGCTTTCCTGCCGCTGACGGCGCAGGCTCAGACCTTCCCCAAGCGCGACATTAGTGGGGTTGTAGACACAGCCAATTTGCTGACCCCTCAGCAGCGGCAAATGTTGAGTCAAAAGCTCATCGCTCAGCAGAAAACGAGCGGGCGGGCGCTGGTGGTTGCTACTATTTCGGACCTCCAGGGTTATGACATAGCCGATTATGGATATCGGCTGCTAAGGACCTGGGGAGTAGGCAGTAAAGGTAATGATGGGGCGATCCTGATCATCGCACCTAACGAACGCAAAGTCCGTATCGAGGTAGGCTATGGCCTCGAAGGCGTGCTGACTGATGCGCTATCCTCCCAAATCATCCGTAACAGCATTACACCACGGTTCAAAGCCGGCGACATGGCGGGCGGTATCAACGACGGCGTAGATCAGGTCAGCACGCTGCTGGCGCTTCCACCAGCCGAAGCGCGGGCCCGCGCCGCCGCCGCCGAGGCCGACAAGCGGAAAGGTTCGGGAGGAAATGGGCTGATCATGCTGTGGGCTGGACTCTTTATCTTCTTCTTTTTCATATTACCGCTACTAGGCCGGTTCCGGGGCGGCAGACGTTACCGCGACGGCAGCGCTCCTGTCATTATCTGGGGACCACCTATGGGCGGCTCCGGTTGGGGTTCCAGCGGGGATTCGGGCTGGAGTGGTGGTGGTAGCGGAGGAGACTTTTTTGGCGGCGGCAGCGGCGGCGGCGGCGGCGCTTCGGGGGGCTGGTAA